The Buttiauxella selenatireducens genome has a window encoding:
- the ftsE gene encoding cell division ATP-binding protein FtsE, whose translation MIRFEHVSKAYLGGRQALQGVTFHMQPGEMAFLTGHSGAGKSTLLKLICGIERPSAGKISFGGHDISRLKSREVPFLRRQIGMIFQDHHLLMDRTVYDNVAIPLIIAGASGEDIRRRVSAALDKVGLLDKAKNFPIQLSGGEQQRVGIARAVVNKPAVLLADEPTGNLDDALSEGILRLFEEFNRVGVTVLMATHDMGLISRRNYRMLTLSDGHLHGGLAGE comes from the coding sequence ATGATTCGCTTTGAACACGTTAGTAAGGCCTATCTCGGCGGGAGGCAAGCGTTGCAGGGAGTGACTTTCCATATGCAACCAGGCGAGATGGCTTTTCTGACCGGTCACTCAGGAGCCGGGAAAAGTACCCTGCTCAAGCTTATCTGCGGTATTGAGCGGCCAAGTGCCGGCAAGATCTCTTTTGGCGGTCATGACATTAGCCGCCTCAAGAGCCGCGAAGTGCCGTTCCTTCGTCGCCAGATTGGTATGATCTTTCAGGATCACCATTTGTTGATGGACAGAACTGTGTACGACAACGTAGCTATCCCGCTGATCATCGCGGGTGCTAGCGGCGAAGATATTCGCCGCCGCGTCAGTGCGGCACTGGATAAAGTCGGCCTGCTCGATAAAGCGAAGAATTTCCCAATCCAACTCTCGGGTGGTGAACAACAGCGCGTGGGTATTGCACGTGCTGTGGTGAATAAGCCTGCGGTACTGCTGGCGGATGAACCAACCGGTAACCTTGATGATGCGCTCTCGGAAGGGATTTTACGTCTGTTCGAGGAGTTTAACCGCGTTGGGGTGACGGTTCTGATGGCGACGCACGATATGGGGCTGATTTCTCGCCGTAACTATCGCATGTTGACCCTAAGTGACGGCCATTTGCATGGAGGCCTGGCAGGTGAATAA